One Candidatus Binataceae bacterium genomic region harbors:
- the zwf gene encoding glucose-6-phosphate dehydrogenase, which yields MSVLEATQSNPLVSGLTSNLVPQPCSLVIFGGAGDLAGRKLIPALYNLLLEGTLPTSFAVVGFERRALDNQAYREFGREGVTRFSRRAPDDNHWRELAQRMFYASGDFADLSAFAALKAELERIESRLQIPGNRIFYLAIPPRLIGLCVQQLQRAGLVNPPASGKPFNRIIVEKPVGSDLASARRLNDALAEVFDESQIYRIDHYLGKETVQNILVMRFGNAIFEPLWNEKYIDHVQITVAEEEGVGTRAGYYEGAGALRDMVQNHIMQLLCLTAMEPPYAMTPEAIHDHKLEVQRCLRPLTGEEVDRCVVRGQYRRGYAMGIEVAGYREEHGVDPHSATETYVAMKVFVDNWRWAGVPFYLRTGKRLPKRASEIAVQWKQVPRLMFDQAGVAEPNALTLRIQPDEGMSLRISTKLPGPRSRLFPVKMDFRYGTTFGEQASPEAYETLLLDVMAGEQTLFMRRDAVEASWAWIDSIREVWASRGRSGLSEYPAGTWGPAAADRLIGADGRRWRTL from the coding sequence GTGAGTGTGCTGGAAGCCACGCAATCCAATCCGCTGGTATCGGGACTGACCAGCAACCTGGTGCCGCAGCCTTGTTCGTTGGTAATTTTTGGCGGCGCTGGTGACTTGGCCGGGCGCAAGTTGATACCGGCGCTCTACAACCTGTTGCTCGAGGGCACCCTGCCGACCAGCTTCGCGGTGGTAGGTTTCGAGCGCCGAGCCCTGGATAACCAGGCCTACCGCGAGTTCGGGCGCGAGGGCGTGACCCGCTTTTCGCGCCGCGCGCCCGACGACAACCATTGGCGCGAGTTGGCCCAGCGGATGTTCTATGCCTCCGGTGACTTTGCGGATCTGAGCGCGTTCGCAGCGCTCAAAGCGGAGCTGGAGCGGATCGAAAGCAGGCTGCAAATCCCGGGCAATCGGATCTTTTACCTGGCCATTCCGCCGCGGCTCATCGGCCTATGCGTTCAGCAGCTTCAGCGTGCCGGGCTGGTCAACCCGCCCGCTTCCGGCAAGCCTTTCAACCGAATCATTGTGGAGAAACCGGTGGGCAGCGACTTGGCCAGCGCGCGCCGGCTCAACGACGCTTTGGCGGAGGTGTTCGACGAAAGCCAGATCTACCGCATCGATCATTACCTGGGTAAGGAGACGGTTCAGAATATCCTGGTAATGCGCTTTGGCAACGCGATTTTCGAGCCTTTGTGGAACGAGAAATATATCGACCACGTGCAAATCACGGTGGCCGAAGAGGAAGGGGTGGGCACGCGTGCGGGCTATTATGAGGGGGCGGGTGCGCTGCGCGACATGGTCCAAAACCACATCATGCAGTTGCTCTGCCTGACCGCGATGGAGCCGCCCTACGCGATGACCCCCGAGGCGATTCACGACCACAAGCTGGAGGTGCAGCGCTGCCTGCGCCCGCTGACGGGCGAGGAGGTCGATCGCTGCGTGGTACGCGGCCAGTATCGGCGCGGTTACGCGATGGGCATCGAAGTGGCAGGCTATCGCGAGGAGCACGGAGTCGATCCCCATTCGGCCACCGAAACCTATGTGGCGATGAAGGTATTCGTGGACAATTGGCGCTGGGCTGGAGTGCCGTTCTATTTGCGCACCGGCAAGCGCCTGCCCAAGCGCGCCAGCGAAATCGCGGTGCAATGGAAGCAGGTCCCGCGCCTGATGTTCGATCAGGCCGGGGTCGCCGAACCTAACGCGCTGACCCTGCGCATCCAGCCCGACGAGGGGATGTCGCTGCGCATCTCCACCAAGCTGCCCGGGCCGCGCTCGCGCCTGTTTCCGGTCAAGATGGATTTTCGCTACGGTACTACTTTCGGCGAGCAGGCCTCACCCGAAGCCTACGAGACTCTGCTGTTGGACGTGATGGCGGGCGAGCAGACCCTGTTCATGCGCCGGGACGCGGTGGAAGCGTCCTGGGCCTGGATCGATTCCATTCGCGAGGTCTGGGCCAGCCGCGGGCGTAGCGGGTTGAGCGAATATCCGGCCGGTACCTGGGGCCCGGCCGCCGCCGATCGGTTGATCGGTGCCGATGGGAGGCGATGGAGGACGCTGTGA
- a CDS encoding glucose-6-phosphate dehydrogenase assembly protein OpcA — protein sequence MSAALTPVKPSEIEAALAALWRPAQAHGAVMPALTRACMSNLIVYCDDAARAAEVMEDLPHVVRSHPARVLTLIDDSEAGVPQAAVSTQRVSDDRGHQVVCEQVVLRARAVSLSSLARPLLLGDIPTSLWWAPPMAPPDGGRLFVDLARMADQVIYDSIDWHDPVAAMIATAGWASRPEILTAADLAWRRLKPWRRLLSQGLDPAVVPGALASLSEVEIEHGPHALPQAWLLMGW from the coding sequence GTGAGCGCAGCGCTGACGCCGGTGAAGCCGAGCGAGATCGAGGCCGCGCTGGCGGCGTTGTGGCGTCCCGCCCAGGCCCACGGAGCGGTGATGCCGGCGCTGACTCGCGCCTGCATGTCCAACTTGATCGTGTACTGCGACGATGCTGCGCGTGCGGCGGAGGTGATGGAGGACTTGCCCCACGTCGTACGCAGCCATCCGGCGCGCGTACTGACCCTCATCGACGACTCCGAAGCCGGAGTTCCGCAGGCGGCTGTCAGCACCCAGCGGGTCTCCGACGACCGCGGCCATCAGGTGGTCTGCGAGCAAGTGGTTCTGCGCGCCCGCGCGGTCAGCCTCAGCTCGTTGGCTCGGCCCCTGCTTCTAGGCGATATTCCCACCTCTTTGTGGTGGGCCCCGCCGATGGCGCCGCCTGATGGCGGCCGGCTGTTCGTCGATCTGGCGCGGATGGCCGATCAAGTGATCTACGACAGTATCGACTGGCACGATCCGGTGGCCGCGATGATCGCGACCGCCGGCTGGGCTAGCCGCCCCGAGATTCTGACCGCCGCCGATCTCGCTTGGCGCAGGCTCAAGCCCTGGCGCCGTCTGCTCAGCCAGGGACTGGACCCAGCGGTGGTGCCTGGCGCCCTGGCCAGTTTGTCTGAGGTGGAAATCGAGCACGGCCCGCACGCGCTGCCTCAGGCCTGGTTGCTGATGGGTTGG
- a CDS encoding acyl-CoA dehydrogenase family protein, protein MSSEQSNARQVAAQFAKRTLRPSAAPIDGLKDPAELIAQNSPLWKVLKAAYRAGYHAAILPKAIGGMGLDGVGQQAVFEELGYGCSGLALALLATAMPFAALARLNDEGLSAEFLRAYVSDVGARAIGGWPLAEGSDAIAAHSLGDYFVLRGILPWVANGAIATHALVFARLEGELAVFFAPLRSADVIRTPAPDQIGQRGLTVAELRFAGVKLPRRLRICSGSLAEQLRLELKGAWHAVHGAVATGLARAALMEALEHCRQTLYAGKPVSEHIQAQHELFEMFAWVEACRALSRAALERIDATLAEGAHYALAAQLFCANAALRVAGHALPLFGKHALRAPIELFFRDARAACISYGETPVLWGAKRVLAEALASAPN, encoded by the coding sequence ATGAGCAGTGAACAATCCAACGCGCGACAGGTCGCCGCGCAATTCGCGAAGCGCACACTGCGGCCGTCCGCGGCACCGATTGATGGTCTTAAGGATCCCGCCGAGCTGATCGCACAAAACTCTCCGCTGTGGAAGGTACTCAAAGCCGCGTACCGCGCCGGATATCACGCCGCGATCTTGCCCAAAGCAATCGGTGGGATGGGGCTTGACGGGGTCGGCCAGCAAGCAGTGTTCGAGGAGTTGGGATACGGCTGTTCCGGTTTGGCGCTCGCGTTGCTGGCAACGGCGATGCCTTTTGCGGCCTTGGCGCGGCTGAACGATGAAGGCTTGAGCGCGGAATTTCTGCGCGCCTACGTCAGCGACGTTGGGGCTCGCGCAATTGGCGGCTGGCCGCTGGCCGAGGGGAGCGATGCTATCGCGGCTCACAGCCTGGGCGATTATTTCGTGCTGCGCGGTATTTTGCCCTGGGTTGCCAACGGCGCCATTGCAACTCATGCGCTGGTGTTCGCCCGATTAGAAGGCGAGCTGGCCGTGTTTTTCGCGCCCTTGCGCAGCGCCGATGTGATTCGTACTCCCGCGCCTGATCAGATCGGCCAGCGAGGCCTGACGGTGGCGGAACTCAGGTTCGCCGGGGTCAAGCTGCCACGCCGGTTGCGGATTTGTTCGGGCAGCCTGGCGGAGCAACTTCGCCTGGAATTGAAAGGTGCCTGGCACGCGGTCCATGGCGCGGTGGCCACCGGACTGGCGCGGGCCGCGCTGATGGAAGCCCTGGAGCATTGCCGGCAGACGTTGTACGCCGGCAAACCTGTCAGCGAGCATATCCAGGCCCAGCATGAGCTGTTCGAAATGTTCGCCTGGGTGGAGGCCTGCCGGGCGCTGTCGCGGGCCGCGTTGGAACGAATTGACGCGACTTTGGCCGAAGGCGCTCACTATGCGTTGGCGGCCCAGCTCTTTTGCGCCAACGCCGCCTTGAGAGTGGCGGGTCACGCTTTGCCTTTGTTCGGCAAGCATGCGTTGCGCGCGCCCATCGAGCTATTTTTTCGCGATGCGCGCGCCGCCTGTATCAGCTACGGTGAAACCCCGGTGCTGTGGGGCGCCAAGCGGGTGCTCGCCGAGGCGCTGGCCTCAGCCCCTAATTGA